The following coding sequences lie in one Megalodesulfovibrio gigas DSM 1382 = ATCC 19364 genomic window:
- the acs gene encoding acetate--CoA ligase → MAEHPDTPDFAPLDSLLHEERVFRPLPETLAAALVSPARLRQAREQAEADPLAFWEEAAEELDWFGRWDQVLDDASPPFYRWFPGGRCNIVYNALDRHIQTAAKNRLALIWEGEPGDCRTLTYYELFRHVNRFANALKSLGVRKGDRVVLYMPSLPETVIAMLAVAKIGAVHSLVFAGYSAKALKDRIDDARAVCVITVDGFYRNGRVLQLKQVLDDALLLGGHAPETVVVCHRAHVDVEMQDGRDYWYEELVRAERPQCPCEVMDSNDMLFVLYTSGATGKPKGIVHTHGGYMVGVSRTFRWVFDINPTDIYWCTADLGWITGHSYAVYGPLMAGATTVLYEGHPLYPQADRLWSTIARYGVTILYTVPTLIRMLMRFGKELPRKHDLSTLRLLGSVGEPLNPEAWVWLHKHIGRQQCPLLDTWWQTETGMIMVSPLPASLLKPGSVTRPLPGIVADVVDAAGAPVPPDKGGLLVIKTPWPAMLAGIYNDPDRYVEEYWSVIPGAYLTGDVARKDEDGYLWMQGRADDVLVIAGHRIGAAELESGLVSHKAVAEAAVVGVPDAIRGEVAKAFVILAEGYEPASALIKELKAHLKRELGPVAVLGAMEFPASLPKTRSGKIVRRILKARERGEEVGDVTGVEE, encoded by the coding sequence ATGGCTGAACATCCAGATACACCTGACTTCGCTCCGCTGGATTCGCTGTTGCATGAAGAGCGGGTGTTCCGGCCCCTGCCCGAGACCCTGGCCGCGGCCCTCGTCTCCCCGGCCCGGCTGCGTCAGGCCCGGGAACAGGCCGAGGCCGATCCCCTGGCCTTCTGGGAAGAGGCGGCCGAAGAGCTGGACTGGTTCGGCCGCTGGGACCAGGTCCTGGACGATGCCTCCCCGCCCTTCTACCGCTGGTTCCCCGGCGGCCGCTGCAACATCGTCTACAATGCGCTGGACCGCCACATCCAGACCGCCGCCAAAAACCGCCTGGCCCTGATCTGGGAAGGCGAACCCGGCGACTGCCGCACCCTCACCTACTACGAACTCTTCCGCCACGTGAACCGCTTTGCCAACGCCCTCAAATCCCTGGGCGTGCGCAAGGGCGACCGCGTGGTGCTGTACATGCCGTCCCTGCCGGAAACCGTCATCGCCATGCTGGCCGTGGCCAAGATCGGCGCGGTGCATTCCCTCGTCTTCGCCGGCTATTCCGCCAAGGCCCTCAAGGACCGCATCGACGACGCCAGGGCCGTCTGCGTGATCACCGTGGACGGGTTCTACCGCAACGGCCGCGTGCTCCAGCTCAAGCAGGTGCTGGACGACGCCCTGCTCCTGGGCGGGCATGCGCCGGAAACCGTCGTCGTCTGCCACCGGGCCCACGTGGATGTGGAGATGCAGGACGGCCGCGACTACTGGTACGAAGAACTCGTCCGCGCCGAGCGGCCCCAGTGCCCCTGCGAGGTAATGGACTCCAACGACATGCTCTTCGTGCTGTACACCTCCGGCGCCACGGGCAAGCCCAAGGGCATTGTCCACACCCACGGCGGGTACATGGTGGGCGTCTCGCGCACCTTCCGCTGGGTCTTCGACATCAACCCCACGGATATTTACTGGTGCACCGCGGATCTGGGCTGGATTACCGGCCACAGCTATGCCGTGTACGGGCCGCTCATGGCCGGGGCCACCACGGTGCTGTACGAGGGCCACCCCCTCTACCCCCAGGCGGACCGGCTCTGGTCCACCATCGCCCGCTATGGCGTGACCATCCTCTATACCGTGCCCACCCTCATCCGCATGCTCATGCGCTTCGGCAAGGAACTGCCCCGCAAGCACGATCTCTCCACCCTGCGCCTGCTGGGCTCCGTGGGCGAGCCCCTGAACCCGGAGGCCTGGGTGTGGCTGCACAAGCACATCGGCCGCCAGCAGTGCCCCCTGCTGGATACCTGGTGGCAGACGGAGACGGGCATGATCATGGTCAGCCCGCTGCCGGCCTCGCTGCTCAAGCCCGGTTCGGTGACTCGGCCGCTGCCGGGCATCGTGGCAGACGTGGTGGACGCCGCCGGCGCGCCCGTGCCGCCGGACAAGGGCGGCCTGCTGGTGATCAAAACCCCCTGGCCGGCCATGCTGGCCGGCATCTACAATGATCCCGACCGCTACGTGGAAGAATACTGGTCCGTCATTCCCGGGGCCTACCTGACCGGGGACGTGGCCCGCAAGGACGAAGACGGCTACCTCTGGATGCAGGGCCGTGCCGACGACGTCTTGGTGATTGCCGGACACCGCATCGGCGCGGCAGAGCTGGAAAGCGGCCTCGTCTCGCACAAGGCCGTGGCCGAGGCCGCGGTGGTGGGCGTGCCGGACGCCATCCGCGGCGAGGTGGCCAAGGCCTTCGTCATCCTGGCCGAGGGCTACGAACCGGCATCCGCACTGATCAAGGAACTCAAGGCCCACCTGAAGCGGGAACTCGGCCCCGTGGCTGTGCTGGGGGCCATGGAGTTCCCGGCCTCCCTGCCCAAGACCCGCAGCGGCAAAATCGTGCGCCGGATCCTGAAAGCCCGGGAACGCGGGGAAGAGGTGGGGGATGTGACGGGAGTGGAGGAGTAA
- a CDS encoding type II toxin-antitoxin system HicB family antitoxin, whose amino-acid sequence MHYPIIIIADKARGGATIVAPDLPGLVTEGDSMEEALHNLQEAVELYLEDADHAPAPSSLDAIMNHEDVTVHGGVVAFADLDLSFLDRRPQKVTVSLPTGLLKHVDAAARKKGMTRSGFLAWSADLAMRQRRLY is encoded by the coding sequence ATGCACTATCCTATCATCATCATCGCCGACAAGGCCCGTGGCGGAGCGACCATCGTTGCTCCGGATCTCCCCGGGCTTGTGACCGAGGGCGATTCCATGGAAGAGGCGCTGCACAATCTGCAAGAAGCTGTGGAGCTGTATCTCGAAGACGCCGATCACGCCCCTGCTCCGTCCTCCCTGGACGCGATCATGAACCACGAGGACGTTACCGTGCACGGCGGTGTGGTGGCCTTTGCGGACCTGGACCTGTCATTCCTGGACCGCCGGCCCCAGAAAGTCACGGTTTCCCTGCCCACAGGCTTATTGAAGCATGTTGACGCCGCTGCCCGCAAAAAAGGCATGACACGTTCCGGCTTTCTGGCTTGGTCCGCAGATCTGGCCATGCGGCAACGCCGCCTGTACTAG
- a CDS encoding LytR/AlgR family response regulator transcription factor encodes MPSFSRPRLDALLLHPDPQVRHALRRALAQSEVVRVLGEAVEPAEALALLEALQHDVCFLGVDLQTEGDGFALALQLARLPRRPALVFVADDEARAFQALELGATDYLRWPCPAARLDKTFDRLSLYKTRSRLIPPPEERWEDVAEEHAARSAHYGDPFDTGRDDDEKTLQLPLEEDEQDRFLCALQQAWDHQRTVPPGPAIDLEKLAISLEGRTILLPYTQIIFIEAVEDYTYVHTASQKFLTSYRLKHLEERLRRHRFFRVHRKYLVNLEMVTEIASLPGSSFMLRTAGKTRIELPISRRRVGELKEMLGL; translated from the coding sequence ATGCCCAGCTTCTCCAGGCCCAGACTCGACGCCCTGCTGCTGCACCCGGATCCGCAGGTCCGCCATGCCTTGCGCCGCGCCCTGGCGCAGTCCGAGGTGGTGCGCGTGCTTGGCGAGGCCGTGGAGCCCGCCGAGGCCCTGGCCCTGCTGGAGGCCCTGCAGCACGATGTCTGCTTTCTGGGCGTCGATCTGCAGACCGAAGGCGACGGCTTTGCCCTGGCCCTGCAACTGGCCCGACTGCCCCGGCGGCCGGCCCTGGTGTTTGTGGCCGACGACGAAGCCCGCGCCTTCCAGGCCCTGGAACTCGGCGCCACGGACTACCTGCGCTGGCCCTGCCCGGCCGCCCGTCTGGACAAGACCTTCGACCGCCTGAGCCTGTACAAGACCCGCAGCCGGCTCATCCCGCCGCCCGAGGAACGCTGGGAAGACGTGGCCGAGGAACACGCCGCCCGCAGCGCCCACTATGGTGATCCCTTCGACACCGGCCGCGACGACGACGAAAAAACCCTGCAGCTTCCCCTGGAAGAAGACGAGCAGGACCGCTTCCTCTGCGCCCTGCAACAGGCCTGGGACCATCAGCGCACCGTGCCCCCGGGACCGGCCATCGACCTGGAAAAGCTCGCCATCTCCCTGGAAGGCCGCACCATCCTGCTGCCGTACACGCAGATCATCTTCATTGAGGCCGTGGAAGATTACACCTACGTCCACACCGCGTCCCAAAAATTCCTGACCTCCTATCGCCTCAAGCACCTGGAAGAACGGCTCAGGCGGCACCGCTTTTTCCGCGTGCACCGCAAGTATCTGGTCAATCTGGAAATGGTGACGGAAATCGCCTCCCTGCCCGGCTCCAGTTTCATGTTGCGCACGGCCGGCAAAACACGCATCGAGCTGCCCATCAGCCGCCGCCGGGTGGGCGAGCTCAAAGAAATGCTGGGGCTGTGA
- the der gene encoding ribosome biogenesis GTPase Der gives MPVVESLLPVVALIGRPNVGKSTLFNGLTGRRRAITHDRPGVTRDRMDGLVRRQGLRPFLLIDTGGVHLDEAGAASPDVPKGLQGFEREVLAQAQAAVREADVLLLVVDGREGLSPLDERLADYLRQQNKPLIAVVNKVDGGEQENTLLLEFYATGLELQPVSAAHGRRMHELLDRIEELLPAEAAETTTPAVTPDQTDRDGRALKIAMLGKPNAGKSSLVNALAGEERMIVSEIAGTTRDSVDVRVERGGKQYLFVDTAGIRRRTKIIDSVERFSVSSALLSARKADVILLVLDVVEGVSRQDKKLISFLDEEKLPFIVLVNKMDLPETNETQAVKRSIKEELSLVPHVPVLWVSAATGKNLNAILSTAESLWTECGQRVSTSLLNRSMTEALTKHQPPVVKRVRAKFYYLTQADVRPPTFVFFVNDPDRIKPSYGKYLENQLRARLGLPHAPMRVLYRASHTKKKTK, from the coding sequence ATGCCGGTTGTCGAATCCTTATTGCCAGTAGTGGCGCTCATTGGCCGGCCCAATGTGGGCAAGTCCACCCTGTTTAACGGTCTCACCGGCCGCCGGCGGGCCATCACCCACGACCGCCCCGGCGTCACCCGCGACCGCATGGACGGTCTGGTCCGCCGTCAGGGGCTCAGGCCCTTCCTGCTCATCGACACCGGCGGCGTGCATCTGGACGAAGCCGGCGCCGCCTCCCCGGATGTCCCCAAGGGCCTGCAGGGCTTTGAACGCGAGGTGCTGGCCCAGGCGCAGGCCGCCGTGCGCGAGGCCGATGTGCTGCTGCTGGTGGTGGACGGGCGCGAAGGCCTCTCCCCCCTGGATGAGCGGCTGGCCGACTACCTGCGCCAGCAGAACAAACCCCTGATTGCCGTGGTCAACAAAGTGGATGGCGGCGAGCAGGAAAACACCCTGCTGCTGGAGTTCTACGCCACCGGACTGGAGCTGCAGCCCGTCTCTGCGGCGCATGGCCGGCGCATGCACGAGCTGCTGGACCGCATCGAGGAATTGCTGCCTGCGGAGGCTGCCGAAACCACGACGCCGGCAGTGACGCCCGATCAGACAGACCGCGACGGCCGTGCGCTCAAGATCGCCATGCTGGGCAAGCCCAACGCCGGCAAGTCCTCCCTGGTCAACGCCCTGGCCGGCGAGGAACGGATGATCGTCAGCGAAATCGCCGGCACCACCCGGGACAGCGTGGACGTGCGCGTGGAGCGCGGCGGCAAGCAGTACCTCTTTGTGGACACAGCCGGCATCCGCCGACGCACCAAAATCATCGACAGCGTGGAGCGCTTCAGCGTCTCCTCTGCCCTGCTCTCGGCCCGCAAGGCCGACGTCATCCTGCTGGTGCTGGACGTGGTGGAAGGAGTCTCCCGTCAGGACAAAAAGCTCATCAGCTTTCTGGACGAGGAGAAACTGCCCTTCATCGTGCTGGTGAACAAGATGGACCTGCCGGAAACCAACGAGACCCAGGCCGTCAAGCGCAGCATCAAGGAGGAACTCTCCCTGGTGCCGCACGTGCCGGTGCTGTGGGTCTCCGCCGCCACGGGCAAGAATCTGAACGCCATCCTGTCAACGGCGGAATCCTTGTGGACCGAATGCGGGCAGCGCGTTTCCACATCCCTGCTCAACCGGTCCATGACCGAGGCCCTCACCAAGCACCAGCCCCCCGTGGTCAAGCGCGTGCGGGCGAAATTCTACTACCTGACCCAGGCCGACGTGCGGCCGCCGACCTTCGTCTTCTTCGTCAACGACCCGGATCGCATCAAGCCCAGCTACGGCAAATACCTGGAAAACCAACTCCGCGCCCGCCTGGGGCTGCCCCATGCGCCCATGCGCGTGCTGTACCGGGCCAGCCACACGAAGAAGAAAACCAAATAG
- the gatB gene encoding Asp-tRNA(Asn)/Glu-tRNA(Gln) amidotransferase subunit GatB — MAAYQAVIGLEVHAQLSTKSKLFCSCPTAFGAEPNRHVCEVCCGMPGVLPVLNKKAVELAVKAGLALGCEIQLRSIFARKNYFYPDLPKAYQISQYEEPVCQGGSVEIETSQGVRVVPLTRIHMEEDAGKSIHAAHEHKSYVDLNRAGVPLIEIVSEPAMHSAEEAAAYLKALHAILVYLGVCDGNMEEGSFRCDANISLRPVGETALGTRTELKNLNSFRNVQRAIEFEIARQQDVLDDGDRVIQETRLFDADKNATFSMRGKEEAHDYRYFPDPDLAAVQLDQAWVDAWKTELPELPRARRQRFIAELGLPPADADMLTADKRLADYLEAALASYGPGRPEAAKKLANWIMGELVRELNAAGVSACASPFTPAHLAELVECVEAGTISGKIGKQIFPELFAGGASPKAYIEAKGLVQISDSSALETEILAVIAANPKEHAEFKAGKTKLMGFFVGQVMRRTKGQANPALVNELLAKHLNG, encoded by the coding sequence ATGGCAGCATATCAAGCCGTCATCGGGCTGGAAGTGCACGCCCAGCTCTCGACGAAGTCCAAGTTGTTTTGCAGTTGCCCCACCGCCTTCGGCGCCGAGCCCAACCGCCATGTGTGCGAGGTGTGCTGCGGCATGCCCGGCGTGCTGCCGGTGCTGAACAAAAAGGCCGTGGAACTGGCCGTCAAGGCCGGGCTGGCCCTTGGCTGCGAGATCCAACTGCGCTCCATCTTTGCCCGCAAGAACTACTTTTACCCGGACCTGCCCAAGGCCTACCAGATCTCCCAATACGAGGAGCCCGTATGCCAGGGCGGCAGCGTGGAGATCGAAACGTCCCAGGGCGTGCGCGTGGTCCCGCTGACGCGCATCCATATGGAAGAGGACGCCGGCAAGTCCATCCATGCCGCCCATGAGCACAAAAGCTACGTGGACCTGAACCGCGCCGGGGTGCCGCTCATCGAGATCGTCTCCGAGCCGGCCATGCACTCCGCCGAGGAAGCCGCCGCCTACCTGAAGGCCCTGCACGCCATTCTGGTGTACCTGGGCGTGTGCGACGGCAACATGGAAGAAGGCTCCTTCCGCTGCGATGCGAACATCTCCCTGCGGCCCGTGGGCGAAACCGCCCTGGGCACCCGCACGGAGCTGAAGAACCTGAATTCCTTTCGCAACGTGCAGCGGGCCATCGAGTTCGAGATCGCCCGGCAGCAGGATGTGCTGGATGACGGCGACCGCGTGATCCAGGAAACCCGCCTGTTCGATGCGGACAAGAACGCCACCTTCTCCATGCGCGGCAAGGAAGAGGCCCACGACTACCGCTACTTCCCCGATCCGGACCTGGCTGCGGTGCAGTTGGATCAGGCCTGGGTGGACGCCTGGAAGACGGAACTGCCCGAGCTGCCCCGCGCCCGGCGGCAACGCTTCATCGCCGAGCTGGGCCTGCCCCCGGCCGATGCCGACATGCTCACCGCGGACAAGCGTCTGGCGGACTATCTGGAAGCCGCCCTGGCCAGCTACGGCCCAGGCAGGCCCGAGGCCGCCAAAAAGCTGGCCAACTGGATCATGGGCGAACTGGTGCGCGAACTCAACGCCGCCGGCGTGAGCGCCTGCGCCTCGCCCTTCACCCCGGCGCATCTGGCCGAGCTGGTGGAATGCGTGGAAGCCGGCACCATCAGCGGCAAGATCGGCAAGCAGATCTTCCCCGAACTGTTCGCCGGCGGCGCCTCGCCCAAGGCATACATCGAGGCCAAGGGACTGGTGCAGATTTCCGACTCCTCGGCCCTGGAGACGGAGATCCTGGCCGTCATCGCCGCCAATCCCAAGGAACATGCGGAGTTCAAGGCCGGCAAGACCAAGCTCATGGGCTTTTTCGTGGGCCAGGTCATGCGCCGCACCAAGGGTCAGGCCAACCCGGCCCTGGTCAACGAACTCCTGGCCAAACACCTGAACGGGTAA
- a CDS encoding DUF5989 family protein, with the protein MDFVKDLWAFMKVRKKFWLLPLIVTLLLFGVLIVLTSGTAVAPFIYTIF; encoded by the coding sequence ATGGATTTTGTGAAAGATCTTTGGGCCTTCATGAAGGTCCGCAAGAAGTTTTGGCTGCTGCCGCTCATCGTCACTCTGCTGCTCTTCGGCGTGCTCATCGTGCTGACCTCCGGCACGGCCGTGGCGCCCTTCATCTACACCATCTTCTAG
- the mtnA gene encoding S-methyl-5-thioribose-1-phosphate isomerase produces MTEHIQYDATRQVLVLLDQRKLPCHEEWFDCRTTEELIYALQTMVVRGAPAIGVTAAYGCHLIALEVAKETGSSGNWRQTLRDRLHLLKNARPTAVNLAWAVDRSVAAWDAQADLELAPLAALWLEMAIALHAEDLACCKSIGRFGGALLQDGDTVMTHCNAGALATAGYGTALGVIRGAIDQGKAIKVIANETRPFLQGARLTAWELHRDGIPVTIACDNACGLLMRRGMVDAVVVGADRIAANGDAVNKIGTYGVAVLAKQHGIPFYVAAPLSTIDRATPTGDHVPIEDRTPREVTHVGDVQICPDGVPVFNYAFDPTPAELIAGIVTERGVLTAPYADSITRVFAEAARDAAGIVDEME; encoded by the coding sequence ATGACCGAGCACATCCAATACGACGCCACCCGACAGGTCCTGGTGCTGCTGGACCAGCGCAAACTGCCCTGCCATGAGGAGTGGTTCGACTGCCGCACCACCGAGGAGCTGATCTACGCCCTGCAGACCATGGTGGTCCGCGGCGCGCCGGCCATCGGCGTCACCGCGGCCTACGGCTGCCATCTCATCGCCCTGGAAGTGGCCAAGGAGACCGGCAGCAGCGGCAACTGGCGCCAGACACTGCGCGACAGGCTCCATCTGCTCAAGAACGCCCGCCCCACGGCCGTGAATCTGGCCTGGGCCGTGGATCGTTCCGTGGCCGCCTGGGATGCCCAGGCGGATCTGGAGCTGGCCCCCCTGGCCGCCCTGTGGCTGGAGATGGCCATCGCCCTGCATGCCGAGGATCTGGCCTGCTGCAAGTCCATCGGCCGCTTCGGCGGCGCGCTCCTGCAGGACGGCGACACCGTGATGACCCACTGCAATGCCGGGGCCCTGGCCACGGCCGGCTACGGCACGGCCCTGGGCGTGATCCGCGGCGCCATCGACCAGGGCAAGGCCATCAAGGTCATTGCCAACGAGACGCGGCCCTTCCTCCAGGGCGCACGCCTGACCGCCTGGGAACTGCACCGCGACGGCATCCCCGTGACCATTGCCTGCGACAACGCCTGCGGCCTGCTCATGCGCCGCGGCATGGTGGACGCCGTGGTGGTGGGCGCGGACCGCATCGCCGCCAATGGCGACGCCGTGAACAAAATCGGCACGTACGGCGTGGCCGTGCTGGCCAAGCAGCATGGCATTCCCTTCTACGTGGCCGCGCCCCTTTCCACCATCGACCGCGCCACTCCCACCGGGGACCACGTGCCCATCGAGGACCGCACCCCCCGCGAGGTGACCCATGTGGGCGACGTGCAGATCTGCCCCGACGGCGTGCCCGTCTTCAACTACGCCTTTGACCCCACCCCGGCGGAACTCATCGCCGGTATTGTCACCGAACGCGGCGTGCTCACGGCGCCCTATGCCGACTCCATCACCCGTGTCTTTGCCGAAGCCGCCCGCGATGCCGCCGGCATCGTGGATGAGATGGAGTAA
- a CDS encoding carbamoyltransferase family protein, whose product MADAILGISAFYHDSAAALLLDGEIIAAAHEERFTRKKHDERFPANAVQYVLDEAGLTPGDLKAVAFYDKPYLKFERLLETYHAFAPKGLASFILSMPVWIKEKLFMKKTLRDELEAIGPGRPPFLFPEHHLSHVASAFYPSPFEEAAVLTIDGVGEWATTTIATGAGNRIALHRQLDFPHSLGLLYSAFTYYTGFKVNSGEYKLMGLAPYGDPTAGRTKEWKQLILDELIDVREDGSLLLNMEYFDFATGLTMCCDRKWERLFGVPRREAESDITQPYMDMALAIQQVTEDVVLQMARAARDITGKANLVMAGGVALNCVANGKLIREKIFDRVWIQPAAGDAGGALGAALAAHYISFGHERIVPEQSGPRPQDMMEGSYLGPVYGEGDILRTIRRHSAPHQRFDCFDSLCDTVAEKLSQGAAVGWFQGRMEWGPRALGNRSILGDPRDPETQKKLNLKIKYREGFRPFAPSVLAEDADEYFQLDGDDSPYMLVVAPVRERHRQPVPENYASMEMYERLYHQRSDIPAITHVDYSARIQTVHKETNPRYHAVISAFKKRTGCGLVVNTSFNVRGEPIVCTPEDAYRCFMRTEMDYLVLGDFLFVKADQPPFKDAGDWRNEYELD is encoded by the coding sequence ATGGCCGACGCCATTCTCGGCATCTCCGCCTTCTATCACGATAGCGCCGCCGCCCTGCTGCTGGACGGGGAGATCATCGCCGCCGCCCATGAAGAGCGCTTCACCCGCAAGAAGCATGACGAACGCTTCCCGGCCAATGCCGTGCAGTACGTGCTGGATGAAGCAGGCCTCACCCCGGGTGATCTCAAGGCTGTGGCCTTCTACGACAAGCCGTATCTCAAGTTTGAGCGGCTGTTGGAAACCTACCACGCCTTCGCCCCCAAGGGCCTGGCCAGCTTCATCCTGTCCATGCCCGTGTGGATCAAGGAAAAGCTCTTCATGAAAAAGACGCTGCGCGACGAGCTGGAGGCCATCGGCCCCGGCCGGCCGCCGTTTCTCTTTCCCGAGCATCACCTTTCCCACGTGGCCAGCGCCTTCTACCCCTCGCCCTTCGAAGAAGCCGCCGTGCTGACCATTGACGGCGTGGGCGAATGGGCCACCACCACCATCGCCACGGGCGCGGGCAACCGCATCGCCCTGCATCGCCAGCTGGACTTCCCCCACTCCCTGGGCCTGCTGTACTCCGCCTTCACCTACTATACCGGCTTCAAGGTGAACTCCGGCGAATACAAGCTCATGGGCCTGGCCCCTTACGGCGATCCCACGGCCGGGCGCACCAAAGAGTGGAAGCAACTGATCCTGGACGAGCTCATCGACGTGCGCGAAGACGGGTCCCTGCTCCTGAACATGGAGTACTTCGACTTCGCCACCGGCCTGACCATGTGCTGCGACCGCAAGTGGGAACGCCTCTTCGGCGTGCCACGGCGCGAGGCCGAATCCGACATCACCCAGCCGTACATGGACATGGCCCTGGCCATCCAGCAGGTGACGGAAGATGTGGTGCTGCAGATGGCCCGGGCCGCCCGGGACATCACCGGCAAGGCCAATCTGGTGATGGCCGGCGGCGTGGCCCTCAACTGCGTGGCCAACGGCAAACTCATCCGCGAGAAGATCTTCGACCGTGTCTGGATCCAGCCCGCGGCCGGGGATGCCGGCGGCGCCCTGGGCGCGGCCCTGGCGGCGCATTACATCTCCTTTGGCCACGAACGCATCGTGCCGGAGCAGTCCGGCCCGCGTCCGCAAGACATGATGGAAGGTTCCTACCTGGGACCGGTGTACGGCGAGGGTGACATCCTGCGCACCATCCGCCGCCACAGTGCGCCCCATCAACGATTCGACTGCTTCGATTCCCTGTGCGACACCGTGGCCGAAAAGCTCTCCCAGGGCGCGGCCGTGGGCTGGTTCCAGGGCCGCATGGAGTGGGGTCCCCGGGCCCTGGGCAATCGCTCCATCCTGGGCGATCCACGCGATCCCGAAACGCAGAAGAAGCTCAACCTGAAGATCAAGTATCGCGAAGGCTTCCGCCCCTTCGCGCCGTCCGTCCTGGCCGAGGACGCCGACGAATACTTCCAGCTTGATGGCGACGACTCGCCCTACATGCTTGTGGTGGCTCCCGTGCGCGAGCGCCATCGTCAGCCCGTGCCCGAGAACTACGCCAGCATGGAGATGTACGAACGGCTCTATCACCAGCGTTCAGACATCCCGGCCATCACCCACGTGGATTACTCGGCCCGCATCCAGACCGTGCACAAGGAAACCAACCCGCGCTACCACGCCGTCATCAGCGCTTTCAAAAAGCGCACCGGCTGCGGGCTGGTGGTGAATACCAGCTTCAACGTGCGCGGCGAGCCCATCGTCTGCACCCCGGAAGACGCTTACCGCTGCTTCATGCGCACGGAAATGGACTACCTGGTCCTGGGTGATTTCCTCTTCGTCAAGGCCGACCAGCCTCCCTTCAAGGACGCCGGCGACTGGCGCAACGAGTACGAGCTGGATTAA
- a CDS encoding SxtJ family membrane protein, translating to MSASSSNKPAFHMGHDTLACLNSGLALIFILLLVIFLGKHEFLMLPTLAVTLLLMIRPTLFRPFAALWLGFSEVLGRVMSKVILTLVFLLVVTPIALVRSLGGADAMQKKKWKQDTGSVYRTIDKTLGPEDLEHLF from the coding sequence ATGTCCGCATCTTCCTCCAATAAGCCCGCCTTTCACATGGGCCACGATACGCTGGCCTGCCTGAACAGCGGGCTGGCCCTCATCTTCATCCTGCTGCTGGTCATCTTCCTGGGCAAACACGAGTTCCTGATGCTGCCCACCCTGGCCGTCACGCTGCTGCTGATGATCCGCCCCACCCTGTTCCGGCCCTTTGCCGCGCTGTGGCTGGGCTTTTCCGAAGTGCTGGGGCGGGTGATGTCCAAGGTGATTCTCACCCTCGTCTTTCTGCTGGTTGTCACCCCCATCGCCCTTGTCCGCAGTCTGGGCGGCGCAGATGCCATGCAGAAGAAAAAGTGGAAACAAGACACCGGCTCCGTCTATCGGACCATCGACAAGACCCTGGGCCCCGAAGACCTGGAACACCTGTTCTAG